A part of Podarcis muralis chromosome 13, rPodMur119.hap1.1, whole genome shotgun sequence genomic DNA contains:
- the LOC114581855 gene encoding phosphatidylinositol 4,5-bisphosphate 3-kinase catalytic subunit alpha isoform-like isoform X1 has product MPPRPSSGELWGLHLMPPRIMVDCCLPNGMIVTLECLREATLLGIKHDLFKEARKYPLFHLLQEESSYIFVGVTQEAEREEFFDESRRLCDLRLFQPILKVIEPVGNREEKILNREIGFAIGMPICEFELVKDPEVQEFRRNILSVCREAVETRGSAGPPSQALYVYPPNVESSPELPKHVYSKLDKGRIIVTIWVIVSPNNDKQKYTLKTPHDALPEQVIAEAIRKKTRSMHLSPEQLRLCVQEYQGKYLLKVCGCDEYLLEKYPLSQYKYMRNCITIGRLPHLMLMSKESLYSQLPANVFVLPSYARRSATSSHVNGDVPTKSLWSINSLLRIKILCATYVNVNIRDIDKIYVRTGIFHGGEPLCDNVNTQRVPCSNPRWNEWLSYDIYLTDLPRAARLCVSICSVKGRKGAKEEHCPLAWGNVNLFDYKDTLVAGKMALNLWPVPHGLEDLLNPIGVGGSNPNKETPCLELEFTWYSHTVKFADATEIEEHANWAMSRELGLNYCMVGLSNRLARDSSLDESELEQLRSICNRDPLSEITEQEKDFLWRHRHYCVNIPETLPKLLLSVKWNSRDEVAQMYCLLREWPLIKPELSMELLDCNFPDPVVREFALKCLVKGLTDDKLSQYLIQLVQVLKYEQYLDNPLARFLTMKALTNQRIGHFYFWHLKSEMHSKPVSQRFGLMLEAFCRGCGMYLKHLNRQVEAMEKLINLTDILKQEKKDETQKMQMKFLVEQMRRPDYMEALQGFICPLNPVHQLGNLRLDECRIMSSAKRPLWLNWENPDIMSELLFTNHEIIFKNGDDLRQDMLTLQIIRIMESMWQNQGLDLRMLPYGCLSIGDCVGLIEVVKSSHTIMQIQCKGGLKGALQFNSNALHHWLKDKNKGEGYDAAIDLFTRSCAGYCVATFILGIGDRHNSNIMVKDDGQLFHIDFGHFLDHKKKKFGYKRERVPFVLTQDFLIVISKGVQECTKTKEFERFQEMCYKAYLTIRQHANLLINLFSMMLGSGMPELQSFDDVAYLRKTLALDKSEQEALEYFTKQMNEAHHGGWTTKMDWIFHTIRHMPLSEAGHD; this is encoded by the exons ATGCCGCCGCGCCCCTCGTCCGGGGAGCTGTGGGGGCTCCACCTCATGCCCCCGCGGATCATGGTGGACTGCTGCCTTCCCAACGGCATGATCGTCACACTGGAGTGCCTGCGCGAAGCCACGCTCCTGGGCATCAAGCACGACCTTTTCAAGGAGGCCAGGAAATACCCCCTTTTCCACTTGCTGCAG GAGGAATCTTCCTACATCTTTGTAGGGGTGACGCAGGAAGCCGAGAGGGAAGAATTCTTCGACGAGTCCCGGCGCCTTTGCGACCTCCGTCTCTTCCAGCCCATCCTGAAGGTCATTGAGCCGGTGGgaaaccgggaggaaaagatccTCAACCGGGAAATTG GGTTTGCGATCGGGATGCCCATCTGCGAATTCGAGCTGGTCAAGGACCCCGAGGTGCAGGAATTTCGGCGGAACATCCTGTCGGTTTGCCGCGAAGCCGTGGAGACCCGGGGATCTGCGGGGCCCCCGAGTCAGGCTCTGTATGTCTACCCCCCCAATGTGGAATCCAGCCCAGAGTTGCCCAAACACGTGTACAGCAAACTGGACAAAG GTCGGATCATAGTTACCATTTGGGTTATTGTGTCTCCAAACAACGACAAACAGAAATACACCCTCAAGACCCCCCACGACGCGCTTCCGGAGCAGGTGATCGCCGAGGCCATCCGGAAGAAGACGCGGAGCATGCACCTGTCGCCGGAGCAGCTGCGCCTGTGCGTGCAGGAGTACCAGGGGAAGTACCTCCTCAAGGTGTGCGGCTGCGACGAGTACTTGCTGGAGAAATACCCGCTCAGCCAGTACAAG taCATGAGGAACTGCATCACCATTGGCCGCCTGCCCCACCTGATGCTCATGAGCAAGGAGAGCCTCTACAGCCAGCTGCCGGCCAACGTCTTTGTGCTGCCCTCCTACGCCCGCCGCTCGGCCACCTCTTCCCACGTCAACGGAGACGTCCCCACCAAGTCGCTCTGGTCCATCAACAGCCTCCTGCGCATCAAGATCCTGTGCGCCACCTACGTCAACGTCAACATCCGGGATATCGATAAG ATCTACGTCCGGACGGGGATTTTCCACGGCGGGGAGCCCCTTTGCGACAACGTCAACACGCAGCGCGTTCCGTGTTCCAACCCTCG GTGGAACGAGTGGCTGTCCTACGACATCTATCTCACCGACTTGCCCCGGGCTGCCCGACTCTGCGTTTCCATCTGCTCAGTGAAAGGCCGGAAAGGGGCCAAGGAG GAGCACTGCCCCCTGGCCTGGGGCAACGTCAACCTCTTTGATTACAAAGACACGCTGGTGGCTGGGAAAATGGCTCTGAACCTTTGGCCTGTTCCCCATGGCCTGGAGGATTTGCTGAACCCCATTGGAGTGGGGGGCTCCAACCCCAATAAA GAGACCCCGTGCCTTGAGCTGGAATTCACTTGGTACAGCCACACCGTCAAATTTGCTGACGCCACCGAGATAGAGGAGCACGCCAACTGGGCCATGTCCCGGGAGCTTGGGCTCAACTACTGTATGGTGGGACTG AGCAACCGCCTGGCCCGGGACAGCTCCCTGGATGAGAGTGAGCTGGAGCAGCTGAGAAGCATCTGCAACCGAGACCCCCTTTCGGAGATCACGGAGCAAGAGAAGGACTTCCTGTGGCGACACCG gCACTACTGTGTCAACATCCCGGAGACCCTCCCTAAATTACTGCTGTCTGTCAAGTGGAATTCGCGGGACGAGGTGGCTCAG ATGTACTGCCTCCTCCGGGAATGGCCGCTGATTAAACCTGAGCTCTCCATGGAACTCCTCGATTGCAATTTCCCAGATCCGGTGGTGAGGGAGTTTGCTCTGAAATGCCTTGTGAAGGGCCTCACGGACGACAAGCTTTCCCAGTATCTCATCCAGCTGGTGCAG GTTCTCAAATATGAGCAATACCTGGACAACCCCTTGGCTCGCTTCCTGACCATGAAAGCCCTGACCAACCAGCGGATTGGACATTTTTACTTCTGGCATCTCAA GTCAGAGATGCACAGCAAGCCCGTCTCTCAGCGCTTTGGTCTGATGCTGGAGGCCTTTTGCCGGGGCTGCGGGATGTACCTCAAGCACCTGAACAGGCAGGTGGAGGCCATGGAGAAACTCATCAACCTCACCGACATCCTCAAGCAGGAGAAGAAAGACGAGACGCAGAAG ATGCAGATGAAGTTCCTGGTGGAGCAGATGAGGAGGCCAGATTACATGGAGGCGCTTCAGGGCTTCATATGTCCCCTCAACCCTGTGCACCAGCTGGGCAACCTCCG GTTGGACGAGTGCCGGATCATGTCTTCGGCCAAGCGCCCCTTGTGGCTCAACTGGGAGAATCCCGACATCATGTCCGAGCTGCTCTTCACGAACCACgagatcatttttaaaaatggagatg ACCTCCGGCAAGATATGTTGACTCTGCAGATCATCCGGATCATGGAGAGCATGTGGCAGAACCAAGGACTGGATCTCAG GATGCTGCCCTACGGCTGCCTCTCCATCGGGGACTGCGTGGGCCTCATCGAGGTGGTGAAGAGCTCCCACACCATCATGCAGATCCAGTGCAAGGGCGGCCTCAAGGGGGCGCTGCAGTTCAACAGCAACGCTCTGCACCACTGGCTGAAGGACAAGAACAAGGGAGAGGG CTATGACGCTGCCATTGACCTCTTCACACGTTCCTGCGCCGGTTACTGCGTCGCCACCTTCATCCTGGGCATCGGGGACCGCCACAACAGCAACATCATGGTCAAGGACGATGGGCAG CTGTTCCACATTGACTTTGGCCATTTCCTGGaccacaagaagaagaagtttggctACAAGCGGGAGCGAGTCCCCTTCGTCCTCACCCAGGACTTCCTCATCGTCATCAGCAAAGGGGTGCAGGAGTGTACCAAGACCAAAGAGTTCGAGAG gttCCAGGAGATGTGCTACAAGGCCTACCTGACCATCCGCCAGCACGCCAACCTGCTCATCAACCTCTTCTCCATGATGCTGGGCTCGGGGATGCCGGAGCTGCAGTCCTTTGACGACGTGGCCTACCTGCGCAAGACCCTGGCGCTGGACAAGTCGGAGCAGGAGGCGCTGGAGTACTTCACCAAGCAGATGAACGAAGCCCACCACGGCGGCTGGACCACCAAGATGGACTGGATCTTCCACACCATCCGCCACATGCCCCTCAGCGAGGCCGGCCACGACTGA
- the LOC114581855 gene encoding phosphatidylinositol 4,5-bisphosphate 3-kinase catalytic subunit alpha isoform-like isoform X2: protein MPPRPSSGELWGLHLMPPRIMVDCCLPNGMIVTLECLREATLLGIKHDLFKEARKYPLFHLLQEESSYIFVGVTQEAEREEFFDESRRLCDLRLFQPILKVIEPVGNREEKILNREIGFAIGMPICEFELVKDPEVQEFRRNILSVCREAVETRGSAGPPSQALYVYPPNVESSPELPKHVYSKLDKGRIIVTIWVIVSPNNDKQKYTLKTPHDALPEQVIAEAIRKKTRSMHLSPEQLRLCVQEYQGKYLLKVCGCDEYLLEKYPLSQYKYMRNCITIGRLPHLMLMSKESLYSQLPANVFVLPSYARRSATSSHVNGDVPTKSLWSINSLLRIKILCATYVNVNIRDIDKIYVRTGIFHGGEPLCDNVNTQRVPCSNPRWNEWLSYDIYLTDLPRAARLCVSICSVKGRKGAKEEHCPLAWGNVNLFDYKDTLVAGKMALNLWPVPHGLEDLLNPIGVGGSNPNKETPCLELEFTWYSHTVKFADATEIEEHANWAMSRELGLNYCMVGLSNRLARDSSLDESELEQLRSICNRDPLSEITEQEKDFLWRHRHYCVNIPETLPKLLLSVKWNSRDEVAQMYCLLREWPLIKPELSMELLDCNFPDPVVREFALKCLVKGLTDDKLSQYLIQLVQVLKYEQYLDNPLARFLTMKALTNQRIGHFYFWHLKSEMHSKPVSQRFGLMLEAFCRGCGMYLKHLNRQVEAMEKLINLTDILKQEKKDETQKMKFLVEQMRRPDYMEALQGFICPLNPVHQLGNLRLDECRIMSSAKRPLWLNWENPDIMSELLFTNHEIIFKNGDDLRQDMLTLQIIRIMESMWQNQGLDLRMLPYGCLSIGDCVGLIEVVKSSHTIMQIQCKGGLKGALQFNSNALHHWLKDKNKGEGYDAAIDLFTRSCAGYCVATFILGIGDRHNSNIMVKDDGQLFHIDFGHFLDHKKKKFGYKRERVPFVLTQDFLIVISKGVQECTKTKEFERFQEMCYKAYLTIRQHANLLINLFSMMLGSGMPELQSFDDVAYLRKTLALDKSEQEALEYFTKQMNEAHHGGWTTKMDWIFHTIRHMPLSEAGHD from the exons ATGCCGCCGCGCCCCTCGTCCGGGGAGCTGTGGGGGCTCCACCTCATGCCCCCGCGGATCATGGTGGACTGCTGCCTTCCCAACGGCATGATCGTCACACTGGAGTGCCTGCGCGAAGCCACGCTCCTGGGCATCAAGCACGACCTTTTCAAGGAGGCCAGGAAATACCCCCTTTTCCACTTGCTGCAG GAGGAATCTTCCTACATCTTTGTAGGGGTGACGCAGGAAGCCGAGAGGGAAGAATTCTTCGACGAGTCCCGGCGCCTTTGCGACCTCCGTCTCTTCCAGCCCATCCTGAAGGTCATTGAGCCGGTGGgaaaccgggaggaaaagatccTCAACCGGGAAATTG GGTTTGCGATCGGGATGCCCATCTGCGAATTCGAGCTGGTCAAGGACCCCGAGGTGCAGGAATTTCGGCGGAACATCCTGTCGGTTTGCCGCGAAGCCGTGGAGACCCGGGGATCTGCGGGGCCCCCGAGTCAGGCTCTGTATGTCTACCCCCCCAATGTGGAATCCAGCCCAGAGTTGCCCAAACACGTGTACAGCAAACTGGACAAAG GTCGGATCATAGTTACCATTTGGGTTATTGTGTCTCCAAACAACGACAAACAGAAATACACCCTCAAGACCCCCCACGACGCGCTTCCGGAGCAGGTGATCGCCGAGGCCATCCGGAAGAAGACGCGGAGCATGCACCTGTCGCCGGAGCAGCTGCGCCTGTGCGTGCAGGAGTACCAGGGGAAGTACCTCCTCAAGGTGTGCGGCTGCGACGAGTACTTGCTGGAGAAATACCCGCTCAGCCAGTACAAG taCATGAGGAACTGCATCACCATTGGCCGCCTGCCCCACCTGATGCTCATGAGCAAGGAGAGCCTCTACAGCCAGCTGCCGGCCAACGTCTTTGTGCTGCCCTCCTACGCCCGCCGCTCGGCCACCTCTTCCCACGTCAACGGAGACGTCCCCACCAAGTCGCTCTGGTCCATCAACAGCCTCCTGCGCATCAAGATCCTGTGCGCCACCTACGTCAACGTCAACATCCGGGATATCGATAAG ATCTACGTCCGGACGGGGATTTTCCACGGCGGGGAGCCCCTTTGCGACAACGTCAACACGCAGCGCGTTCCGTGTTCCAACCCTCG GTGGAACGAGTGGCTGTCCTACGACATCTATCTCACCGACTTGCCCCGGGCTGCCCGACTCTGCGTTTCCATCTGCTCAGTGAAAGGCCGGAAAGGGGCCAAGGAG GAGCACTGCCCCCTGGCCTGGGGCAACGTCAACCTCTTTGATTACAAAGACACGCTGGTGGCTGGGAAAATGGCTCTGAACCTTTGGCCTGTTCCCCATGGCCTGGAGGATTTGCTGAACCCCATTGGAGTGGGGGGCTCCAACCCCAATAAA GAGACCCCGTGCCTTGAGCTGGAATTCACTTGGTACAGCCACACCGTCAAATTTGCTGACGCCACCGAGATAGAGGAGCACGCCAACTGGGCCATGTCCCGGGAGCTTGGGCTCAACTACTGTATGGTGGGACTG AGCAACCGCCTGGCCCGGGACAGCTCCCTGGATGAGAGTGAGCTGGAGCAGCTGAGAAGCATCTGCAACCGAGACCCCCTTTCGGAGATCACGGAGCAAGAGAAGGACTTCCTGTGGCGACACCG gCACTACTGTGTCAACATCCCGGAGACCCTCCCTAAATTACTGCTGTCTGTCAAGTGGAATTCGCGGGACGAGGTGGCTCAG ATGTACTGCCTCCTCCGGGAATGGCCGCTGATTAAACCTGAGCTCTCCATGGAACTCCTCGATTGCAATTTCCCAGATCCGGTGGTGAGGGAGTTTGCTCTGAAATGCCTTGTGAAGGGCCTCACGGACGACAAGCTTTCCCAGTATCTCATCCAGCTGGTGCAG GTTCTCAAATATGAGCAATACCTGGACAACCCCTTGGCTCGCTTCCTGACCATGAAAGCCCTGACCAACCAGCGGATTGGACATTTTTACTTCTGGCATCTCAA GTCAGAGATGCACAGCAAGCCCGTCTCTCAGCGCTTTGGTCTGATGCTGGAGGCCTTTTGCCGGGGCTGCGGGATGTACCTCAAGCACCTGAACAGGCAGGTGGAGGCCATGGAGAAACTCATCAACCTCACCGACATCCTCAAGCAGGAGAAGAAAGACGAGACGCAGAAG ATGAAGTTCCTGGTGGAGCAGATGAGGAGGCCAGATTACATGGAGGCGCTTCAGGGCTTCATATGTCCCCTCAACCCTGTGCACCAGCTGGGCAACCTCCG GTTGGACGAGTGCCGGATCATGTCTTCGGCCAAGCGCCCCTTGTGGCTCAACTGGGAGAATCCCGACATCATGTCCGAGCTGCTCTTCACGAACCACgagatcatttttaaaaatggagatg ACCTCCGGCAAGATATGTTGACTCTGCAGATCATCCGGATCATGGAGAGCATGTGGCAGAACCAAGGACTGGATCTCAG GATGCTGCCCTACGGCTGCCTCTCCATCGGGGACTGCGTGGGCCTCATCGAGGTGGTGAAGAGCTCCCACACCATCATGCAGATCCAGTGCAAGGGCGGCCTCAAGGGGGCGCTGCAGTTCAACAGCAACGCTCTGCACCACTGGCTGAAGGACAAGAACAAGGGAGAGGG CTATGACGCTGCCATTGACCTCTTCACACGTTCCTGCGCCGGTTACTGCGTCGCCACCTTCATCCTGGGCATCGGGGACCGCCACAACAGCAACATCATGGTCAAGGACGATGGGCAG CTGTTCCACATTGACTTTGGCCATTTCCTGGaccacaagaagaagaagtttggctACAAGCGGGAGCGAGTCCCCTTCGTCCTCACCCAGGACTTCCTCATCGTCATCAGCAAAGGGGTGCAGGAGTGTACCAAGACCAAAGAGTTCGAGAG gttCCAGGAGATGTGCTACAAGGCCTACCTGACCATCCGCCAGCACGCCAACCTGCTCATCAACCTCTTCTCCATGATGCTGGGCTCGGGGATGCCGGAGCTGCAGTCCTTTGACGACGTGGCCTACCTGCGCAAGACCCTGGCGCTGGACAAGTCGGAGCAGGAGGCGCTGGAGTACTTCACCAAGCAGATGAACGAAGCCCACCACGGCGGCTGGACCACCAAGATGGACTGGATCTTCCACACCATCCGCCACATGCCCCTCAGCGAGGCCGGCCACGACTGA